The DNA segment CGCCACGTTCAGCGGGTTCCGGAGGTCGTGCGAGACGAACCCGGCGAACTCCTCGAGGCGATCGCGCTTCTGTCTCAACTCCCGCTCCGTTTCTTTCAACTCGGACACGTCCCGACAGATCGCGATCGTGCCGTCCACGCGTCCGTTCTCGTCGTAGTGTGGATACCGAAGCGTCGAGAACCATCGCTCGTCTCGTTTCGGGAACGCCGGCCGGATCTCGTACTGTAGTGCCGTCTCCTCTTCGATGACTCGCCTCTTGTTCGACTCGATCGTTTCGGCGGCGTGCTCGTCCATAAACGCGTACTCGTCAGTACCGATCAGGTCCGATTTCGACATGTCCGCGTAGTCCGCGACGGCCTCGTTGACGATCTCGAACTCGCCGTCCCGGTTCTGAAACATCACCGGATCGTCGAGTTCTTTGATGATGTCACCGAGCAATAGATTTCGCTTTTCGACGTGATACCGCTCGACCTCCGTTTTCACGGCGTCGGCCAGTTCCGTTACCTGTGTGTCCTGTTTCCGCAGATATCGATTAGCACCGCGGTTCAGAGCCGAGATCGCAGCGTCTTCGCTGCTCTCCGAGGTGAACACGATAAACGGGATCTCGCTTGCTCGTTCCTCTCTGATGGTCTCCAGGAGTGACAGTCCGTCCCCTTCCGGGAGTCGGTATTCGGAGACGACAGCGTCGTATTCCCGCTCGGCCAACCGATCGAGCGCCTCACTCGCCGACGGTACCGTCTCAGCCGCCAGTCGATCGTCCGCCCGTGATAGGGTCTCCCCGATCGCCGTCGCAGCTTCGGGATCGTCGACGATAATCACTTCGAGCGACGGACTCATCTCCCCCATCTACACACTATCACTCTTTAAACGCCCGTATTCCGATACCAGGTTTGATATTATCCGGCAACATGTCACCCCTCCGTCCTCTCTGACTGATCTCTTGACCACGACTATGGCGCTGTCTATCATCGGCAATATCGCGAATTGCCGCTAGATCCCATATACCGTCACAGTCCAGAAACTCTCGAAGGCCTGATCCAGTGCCGGTTCGGGGTCACCGGTGGCATCAACGGTAGCGGTCGCATCGGCAGCGTCGGCCACCGCACCGAGGACGCTTCGCTCACCGACGACGAAAAGCGGCGCGTCCGCCGGCCGTTCCTTGAGTGCTTCCTGACACCGTTCGAGGTGCGTGTCGATCTGTCCGTCGCGGATCCGCTCGAACCGCGACTGCGAGAACCCGCCCTTGGAGTGGTTGCTCTTGAGTTCGCTGTCGAACCCGTGAAAGGCCGTCCGTTTGCGCCCCTCGTAGACGCCCATCGCGAACAGGTCGGACCGGACGAGCGCGAGCGTGAACTCCCCCGTCGGCTCGAACCACGATCGATCGATGTCGACGCTGTCGTCCCATTTCGCGAACGGCTCGGGCGGGTTCGGTACGTCGAAGGCGACGCTTACCATGCCGGCGTCATCGGTCACGGCCAGACAGGGCGCGGCACGCGAGACCAGCGCCGCACGCTCGCCGAACCCGTCTCTGAGAGCCCGCGGGGTCCCGTGGTCGTCCGTAAGGACGGCCGTGAGGATGCTCTGTTCGTCCCCCTCGATCGAGAGCAGCCGGTCGAGGATCGCTTCGACTCGGGTCGGTGAGAATTGCTCACGCCGCCGATACTCGATCGAGCGCTCGCCCGCTTCGAGACGCTCGATTCGGTCCCGCAACTGCGTGATCTTGTCTTCGAGTTCGTTGACGCGTCGTTCGGCAGCCTGTCTGTCGGTGACGGCGTCCTTGCGACGCTTTCGCTCGGCATCGAGTTGTTCCGAAAGCTGGGACTTCTCGTCTTCGAGCGCTTCGATGCGCTCTTTGAGTTCGGCACGACCGAACAACTCGTCGAACATACCCGGGGTCGGGGCGCGAAGGCGCTTAAATCCCGGTCTGATCGGGCAGGGACTGTTCCATCTCGAGTAGCTGTGCGGCCCGATCGGCCTTCGCCAGGAAGACCTCCTTGAGTGCGGGCGGGTTCCGGACCCGCGTGCTGTCGTCGAGCACTTCCGGGGGGACGGCGAGCGTGTCCGCCGGAACGCCACTCCCGCCGTGGACCTGGAAGTGCCGGGTCCCGAGTTTCATCACGAGTGGCTTCCCCGATGCAATGGCTCTCTCGCCATCGTATAGTTGCGTGGCGATTTGCTCGTACTGCTCGCGGCACAGCGCTGCCGACTGCTGGTCCTGGGGCTCGACGTACAGCCGTCCGAGATAATACCCCCGGGAGAACTGTTCGAACATTCTATGCGTGTCTATCTCACACATGGATACGAATAAGTCTTCCGCGGCGTACGGTCGACCACGCTGAGCCACGCTTTGCCTAGTTGTAATCTATGTATAGCACATATTGAACTCTCTAAGCGATTTTGTGGGCGTCTCATTCGGTATTGAACAGTCCGAACGAACGTCCGGGTTTTTAGGCGATCCAGCCGAAGCATCGTCGTAATGGCACCCCGCTGGACCGTCGTGATCGTCGTCCTGCTGGCGGTTGCGGGAGTAGTGACACCGGCGATCGCGACGTCGGCTATCGATACCCGGGCCGAGCAACGCGACCCCTTCGATCCGCTACCGAGCAACGAAACCGTCGAGGCGAACGCCACGATGGGTAGTCAGATCAGCGCGTTCATGGAATCGTCCGCCGTCGCGGTCAGCAACAGCGTCGAGACAGGCATCTGGGTCCATCAGTTCAACGCCTCGGAGAACCGGACCGATATGGTCGACCGGCGGGCCACAGTCCTGGAGCGCCGGCTCGAAGCGCTCCGGGCGGAACTGAACGAGACCGGGTCGGGGAACGTCACTGATCCGTCCGATGCGAGGCGCCTCGCCGCGCTGCAGGCGCGGATCGACGCCCTCAATTCGACGCTGCAGCGGACCCAACAGGTCGCCAGTGAGGCCGGCGTGAACACGACTCGACTCGAACGCCTTCGGAACAACGCGTCCCGACTACACGGACAGGACGTCGCCCGGATGGCCCGAAACTTGACCACTGTCGGTCCGCCTGTCGACCGTGGCCCGCCGGCTAATCACGGACCTCCTGGAGAGGGCCCGCCAAATCAAAGCGGGAACGGCACGCACGGTCCGCCCGGTCACGATGACACGCACGGACAACCGACTGACCCCGAAAACGCCACGCAGAGAACGCCTTCCGAACGCCCCGGCCGCACGAACGAAACGAACGGATCGGACTCCCACGCTCCGAAATCGAGCGACGATACCTCGGACGATCCTCCGGAAGGCCAGCCCGCCAGTCCGTCCACCGCTGACGAACGGGCGTCCGAGCGATCGAACGAGTAGTTCGGCCATGGTGACCAGTCTCGGGATCCGGATTTAGGGAAAGCCTTTTATAGAAGAACTGGTTACATCAGGTGAATGGACTCCGCCGAACTGCTCGATCTTCTGGGGAACGCGAACCGTCGGCGCATCCTCCGGCTGCTCGCGCGCAAACCCTGTTACGTGACGGAGATCAGTGAGTACATCGGCGTCAGTCCGAAGGCGGTTATCGATCACTTGCGAAAGCTCGAATCGGCCGGACTGATCGAGAGCCGGGTCGACGAACAGCGCCGCAAGTACTTTTATATTGCCAGGGGGTTCCGCCTGGAGGTATCCGTCTCGCCGTACGAATACGGTGCCAAGAGCGCGTACCCGGCCAGTTCAGGGCTTGATCTCACCTCCTGTGAGCACCTCTCCGTGGATCTGGAGCCGAACGGTGAGTCGGATCTCGACTCGCTCGCGACCGATCTGCGCGAACTCGAGCGGCTCCGAAACGAACTGTCGCTCGCCCAGCGGTGGGTTCAGGGACGACTGACCGACGTCATGGAGCGAATCGGCGATCAGATCGACGGCGACGACCGCCTCACCGTCGAGGTGCTGTTGGCCCTCACCGACGGGGCGGCGACCCCACATCAACTCAGTCGTCGCGTGGACGCGCCGCCGGGGATCGTGCTCGACGTGTTACGATTGCTCGAAGTCGAGGACGTCGTCGAACGCGACGGCGAACAGTGGCTGTTGGCAGACACGTGATATCACTCGATGTCCCGGGTCAGTCCGGCACGGAGGTCACGACCGACGTAGTGGCCCAGCAGGCCGGCGATTCCGCTGGAACTGGCACCGACCGCGACGAGCGGTGCGCCGGGCCCGA comes from the Halapricum desulfuricans genome and includes:
- a CDS encoding ATP-binding protein, giving the protein MSPSLEVIIVDDPEAATAIGETLSRADDRLAAETVPSASEALDRLAEREYDAVVSEYRLPEGDGLSLLETIREERASEIPFIVFTSESSEDAAISALNRGANRYLRKQDTQVTELADAVKTEVERYHVEKRNLLLGDIIKELDDPVMFQNRDGEFEIVNEAVADYADMSKSDLIGTDEYAFMDEHAAETIESNKRRVIEEETALQYEIRPAFPKRDERWFSTLRYPHYDENGRVDGTIAICRDVSELKETERELRQKRDRLEEFAGFVSHDLRNPLNVASGRLELVRDDCDSPHLEDIEVELERMDDLITDLLSLAQQGAVVGEIEPVQLREVVTQCWNSVETRNAALVVDETPTVRADPKRLTTLLENLFRNADQHGGTDVTVTVGRLDDGLYVADDGVGIPADDREAVFETGYSTERDGTGFGLAIVRQIVEAHDWEIKITDSEHGGARFEITDVDIVSSDSARAETGG
- a CDS encoding Vms1/Ankzf1 family peptidyl-tRNA hydrolase; its protein translation is MFDELFGRAELKERIEALEDEKSQLSEQLDAERKRRKDAVTDRQAAERRVNELEDKITQLRDRIERLEAGERSIEYRRREQFSPTRVEAILDRLLSIEGDEQSILTAVLTDDHGTPRALRDGFGERAALVSRAAPCLAVTDDAGMVSVAFDVPNPPEPFAKWDDSVDIDRSWFEPTGEFTLALVRSDLFAMGVYEGRKRTAFHGFDSELKSNHSKGGFSQSRFERIRDGQIDTHLERCQEALKERPADAPLFVVGERSVLGAVADAADATATVDATGDPEPALDQAFESFWTVTVYGI
- a CDS encoding DUF5802 family protein, translating into MFEQFSRGYYLGRLYVEPQDQQSAALCREQYEQIATQLYDGERAIASGKPLVMKLGTRHFQVHGGSGVPADTLAVPPEVLDDSTRVRNPPALKEVFLAKADRAAQLLEMEQSLPDQTGI
- a CDS encoding ArsR/SmtB family transcription factor: MDSAELLDLLGNANRRRILRLLARKPCYVTEISEYIGVSPKAVIDHLRKLESAGLIESRVDEQRRKYFYIARGFRLEVSVSPYEYGAKSAYPASSGLDLTSCEHLSVDLEPNGESDLDSLATDLRELERLRNELSLAQRWVQGRLTDVMERIGDQIDGDDRLTVEVLLALTDGAATPHQLSRRVDAPPGIVLDVLRLLEVEDVVERDGEQWLLADT